The Primulina eburnea isolate SZY01 chromosome 6, ASM2296580v1, whole genome shotgun sequence genome contains a region encoding:
- the LOC140834751 gene encoding nudix hydrolase 2 has protein sequence MSSSVLPVSSEKQVERILEAENDDHEGVIVEMTNDPMDPGVFASLLRASLTHWRKEGKRGVWIKMPIDLVNLVEPAIKEGFYFHHAEPRYLMLVHWLPSGANTLPANATHRVGIGAFVLNEKNEVLVVQEKSGRFRGTGVWKFPTGVVDEGEDICDAAVREVKEETGIDSKFIEILAFRQSHKSFFEKSDLFFLCMMQPLSFDIQPQEAEIEAAQWMPYEEYTAQPFVQEHELLRYIADICNQKKEKGDEGYSGFSPVPTMTGFSDNKGYLYLNRHDLNLS, from the exons ATGAGTTCTTCCGTGTTACCGGTTTCGTCAGAGAAGCAAGTGGAGAGGATCTTGGAGGCGGAAAACGATGATCATGAAGGAGTGATAGTAGAAATGACCAATGACCCCATGGATCCTGGTGTATTTGCTTCTTTACTAAGAGCTTCGCTTACCCATTGGAGAAAAGAG GGAAAGAGGGGTGTGTGGATTAAAATGCCTATTGATCTTGTGAATCTTGTTGAGCCTGCTATCAAG gaaggattctattttcacCATGCAGAACCTAGATATTTGATGCTCGTGCATTGGCTTCCTAGTGGTGCAAATACTCTGCCAGCTAATGCCACACATCGAGTGGGTATTGGTGCATTCGTCTTGAATGAAAAGAACGAA GTTCTAGTTGTTCAGGAAAAGAGTGGCAGATTTCGGGGAACGGGGGTGTGGAAATTCCCTACGGGAGTTGTTGATGAG GGTGAAGATATCTGCGATGCTGCAGTCAGGGAAGTAAAAGAAGAAACAGGA ATCGACTCAAAATTTATTGAAATTCTAGCATTCAG ACAGAGCCACAAATCATTCTTTGAGAAATCAGATCTATTCTTCCTTTGCATGATGCAACCTCTCTCATTTGACATCCAGCCACAGGAAGCAGAAATAGAGGCGGCACAG TGGATGCCGTATGAAGAATACACAGCTCAACCATTTGTTCAGGAGCACGAGCTCCTTAGGTACATTGCTGATATATGCaatcaaaagaaagaaaaggGCGATGAGGGATACTCTGGATTTTCTCCCGTGCCTACGATGACTGGGTTTTCTGATAACAAGGGCTATTTGTACTTAAACAGGCATGACCTCAACCTTTCATGA
- the LOC140834752 gene encoding SNF1-related protein kinase regulatory subunit beta-2-like, translated as MGNANGREEVGSDGPSEVEDEVAAGGGAQVSMVDQFGGHAGELMGQSPPPSPRASQSPLMFRPQMPVLPLQKPDELQIPNPSWMQASPVYEDMYNEHGVPTMITWSYGGKEVAVEGSWNDWKTSEPLQRSGKDFTIMKVLPSGFYQYRFIVDGQCRYSPDLPCDQDESGNAYNTLDLQDYVPEDIDGISGFELPQSPDASYNNTQLGQEDFAKEPPMVPPHLNLSLLNAPSPQLEIPPPYSRPQHVVLNHLYMHRDRSRPSVVALGSTTRFLSKYVTVVLYKSIQR; from the exons ATGGGGAATGCTAATGGAAGGGAAGAGGTTGGAAGTGACGGCCCATCTGAGGTTGAGGATGAGGTTGCTGCTGGTGGTGGTGCGCAGGTTAGCATGGTGGATCAATTTGGTGGGCATGCTGGTGAGTTAATGGGGCAGTCCCCCCCACCGAGTCCTAGGGCTTCACAATCTCCCTTGATGTTTAGACCACAG ATGCCAGTGCTTCCTTTACAAAAACCCGATGAGTTGCAAATCCCCAACCCTTCTTGGATGCAAGCTAGCCCGGTGTACGAAGACATGTATAATGAACATGGAGTTCCGACTATGATTACTTGGAGCTATGGAGGCAAGGAAGTTGCTGTGGAGGGGTCATGGAATGACTGGAAAACCAG TGAGCCGTTGCAGAGATCAGGGAAAGATTTCACCATCATGAAAGTACTTCCTTCAGGATTTTATCAGTATAGGTTCATTGTTGATGGGCAATGTAGGTATTCCCCTGATCTGCCATGTGATCAGGATGAATCTGGGAATGCCTATAACACTTTAGATTTGCAG GATTATGTCCCAGAAGACATTGATGGCATTTCTGGTTTCGAACTGCCTCAATCCCCGGATGCTAGCTACAACAACACTCAACTCGGTCAAGAGGATTTTGCGAAGGAACCTCCAATGGTTCCTCCCCATCTAAATCTGTCTTTGCTCAACGCTCCATCACCACAGTTGGAGATTCCACCTCCTTATTCTAGGCCTCAGCATGTGGTGCTGAATCATCTTTACATGCACAGAGACAGAAGCCGGCCATCGGTGGTAGCACTTGGTTCTACAACTCGATTCCTATCCAAATATGTCACCGTTGTGCTTTACAAATCCATACAGaggtaa
- the LOC140834753 gene encoding uncharacterized protein: protein MVLEVDLQCSSCYKKIKKILCKFPQIRNQVYDEKRNTVTVTVVCCSPEKCRDKLFSKGGKVIKSIEIKEPAKPKEPEKKKETEKPKEPEKPKVIVVEKPKEPEKPKVVVVEPEKPKPDGGKPQDKPKEAPKAKGPEPDAKPPPPEPAKLQAANPVNGTPPVIPAMACYGPSYDGFGGGLPWYNGYGIPPPPQPRFDGYYGYEYGYPYGRSSNFNRCDAYFSEENPSACSIM from the exons ATGGTACTCGAGGTTGATCTCCAGTGTTCTTCCTGCTACAAGAAGATCAAGAAAATCCTCTGCAAATTTCCCC AAATTCGGAACCAGGTGTACGATGAAAAGAGGAACACAGTTACGGTAACTGTGGTGTGCTGCAGCCCGGAGAAATGCCGGGACAAGTTATTTTCCAAAGGCGGTAAGGTTATCAAAAGCATTGAGATCAAAGAGCCCGCAAAGCCCAAGGAGCCcgagaagaagaaagaaaccgAGAAACCAAAGGAGCCGGAAAAGCCCAAAGTAATTGTGGTTGAGAAGCCGAAGGAGCCCGAGAAGCCTAAAGTGGTTGTGGTGGAGCCCGAGAAGCCCAAGCCCGATGGTGGCAAGCCTCAGGATAAGCCCAAAGAAGCTCCGAAAGCAAAGGGACCTGAACCGGATGCAAAGCCACCTCCTCCTGAACCGGCGAAGTTACAAGCCGCGAATCCGGTAAACGGAACTCCGCCGGTTATTCCGGCAATGGCTTGCTATGGGCCGAGCTACGACGGGTTTGGTGGCGGATTGCCGTGGTACAATGGGTATGGAATTCCACCGCCGCCGCAACCGAGGTTCGATGGTTattatggatacgaatatgggTACCCGTATGGTAGGAGCAGCAATTTCAACAGGTGTGACGCATATTTTAGTGAAGAGAACCCGTCAGCTTGCTCAATTATGTGA